From Mercenaria mercenaria strain notata chromosome 17, MADL_Memer_1, whole genome shotgun sequence, the proteins below share one genomic window:
- the LOC123536045 gene encoding arylsulfatase B-like: MQKLSQLKLRHTMMSSTCINIILGLALLPTLILAIDVKVQPHILFILADDLGWNDVSWNNPDIKMPTLDKLARKGVILNSSYVQPTCSPSRGALMTGYYPYHIGMQHGIVKKYQPKFMPKDKETLPEALKKVGYATHMVGKWHLGFCNWNYTPTYRGFDSFYGFYSGAQNYYTHKHYGGYDFRFNKTVHHPPKMRYSTALFGRRAADIILEHDPDSQPLFLYLSFQGVHTPLQVPKKYSNQYSHIKNKNRRIYSGMITAMDDAVSLVMRAFQKKQYMDNLLVVFTSDNGGASYIAGSNWPLRGSKATVWEGGTRVPTFIYSKSLLKKTGITQNGLVHVTDWVPTLVRLAGGQTSPFLDGIDQWLTLSRGWPSPRHEFVYNINDVKRTAAIRSGDYKLIVGSPGRYNNWYPAKTKPACNSKEARQGYMFEDRQLKHDDQMDIKEQKSLQGWWFTSPLRYIRGFAHKAVEVSGASKAWQSMGKWYEQYRCDRFMKAHDREEKALKPPSVQLFNLKDDPLEKNNIAAQKPVLLKKLMRKLKAYKKTLVKAQNQPHTKLAHPKNYDNIWSPGWC; encoded by the exons GTTGGAATGACGTGTCCTGGAACAATCCCGATATAAAGATGCCAACTTTAGATAAACTGGCAAGAAAAGGCGTCATCCTCAATTCGTCTTACGTACAACCAACATGTAGTCC GTCACGTGGTGCATTAATGACTGGATATTATCCTTACCATATCGGAATGCAACatggtattgtaaaaaaatatcaacCAAAATTCATGCCAAAAGATAAGGAGACACTACCAGAGGCACTGAAGAAGGTTGGCTATGCGACACATATGGTTGGAAA GTGGCATTTAGGGTTCTGCAACTGGAATTATACACCCACATACCGAGGGTTTGACAGTTTCTATGGCTTCTATTCAGGGGCACAGAACTACTACACCCACAAACACT ATGGAGGTTACGATTTCCGCTTCAACAAGACTGTACATCACCCTCCTAAAATGCGCTACTCAACA GCCTTATTTGGAAGACGAGCAGCCGACATTATTTTGGAACACGATCCCGATAGTCAACCATTGTTTCTATACTTGTCATTCCAAGGTGTTCATACGCCACTACAG gTTCCAAAGAAGTATTCCAACCAATACTCTCACATCAAGAACAAAAATCGGCGAATATATAGcg GTATGATAACTGCCATGGATGACGCGGTCAGTCTTGTAATGCGAGCGTTCCAGAAGAAGCAGTATATGGACAACCTTCTTGTTGTTTTTACATCAGAT AACGGCGGAGCATCATACATTGCTGGTTCCAACTGGCCTCTGCGGGGATCAAAAGCTACTGTATGGGAAGGTGGTACCAGAGTACCTACATTCATTTACAGCAAAAGTCTTCTCAAGAAAACAGGCATTACACAAAATGG TTTGGTTCATGTCACAGACTGGGTCCCTACCCTTGTACGACTTGCTGGAGGACAAACAA GTCCGTTTCTAGATGGTATTGATCAATGGCTGACCCTAAGTCGAGGATGGCCATCACCGAGACACGAATTCGTCTACAACATAAATGATGTGAAACGAACTGCAGCAATAAG GTCAGGAGATTACAAACTAATTGTAGGAAGTCCGGGTAGATATAATAATTGGTATCCAGCTAAAACAAAGCCTGCTTGTAACTCGAAGGAGGCTAGACAAGGGTACATGTTTGAAGACAGACAGTTAAAGCATGACGATCAAATGGATATCAAAGAACAAAAGTCATTACAAGGATGGTGGTTTACCTCACCGCTTAGATATATCCGAG GTTTTGCACACAAGGCAGTAGAGGTGTCAGGAGCATCTAAGGCCTGGCAGTCAATGGGGAAATGGTATGAACAGTATAGATGTGACAGGTTTATGAAAGCCCATGACAGAGAAGAAAAAGCCTTAAAACCACCTTCAGTTCAACTGTTCAATTTAAAAG ATGATCCATTGGAGAAAAATAATATTGCTGCTCAGAAGCCTGTTTTGCTAAAGAAGCTGATGAGGAAGCTGAAAGCGTACAAGAAGACCTTAGTGAAGGCCCAGAATCAGCCACACACAAAGCTTGCTCATCCAAAAAATTACGACAATATATGGTCTCCAGGCTGGTGCTGA
- the LOC128550249 gene encoding uncharacterized protein LOC128550249, which produces MGCLHGYTGKRLLAMLLPDFRIQFGDVGELIFTAFQQILDVAPNFEVRSNIYQSKIARLLEDLAGACTSQNTVPLWKSLHLEHWSSIEVHDWIKSAAIEYNIDTRDRKQLLDMFSRYTGADLIKMTVDDFKAISVDYGETLFMTLHSHKQEEGVCRKRHRSSTELPSIPENE; this is translated from the exons ATGGGTTGTCTTCACGGATACACGGGCAAGAGGTTGTTGGCTATGCTTCTTCCAGACTTTCGAATTCAGTTTGGAGATGTTGGCGAGTTGATATTTACAGCCTTTCAACAGATCCTAGACGTGGCTCCAAACTTCGAAG TCAGATCTAACATTTATCAGTCCAAGATCGCCCGTTTACTTGAAGATCTGGCAGGCGCATGTACCAGTCAGAACACAGTTCCTCTCTGGAAGTCGTTGCACCTTGAACACTGGAGCAGTATCGAAGTTCATGACTGGATAAAAAGTGCAGCGATTGAATATAATATAGACACACGTGATCGGAAGCAACTATTGGACATGTTTTCAAGATATACTGGTGCTGATCTTATTAAAATGACTGTTGATGACTTTAAAGCAATCAGTGTTGATTATGGTGAAACACTCTTCATGACACTGCACAGTCATAAACAAGAAG AGGGTGTATGCAGAAAGCGGCATCGGTCAAGTACTGAGCTACCTTCAATACCAGAAAATGAATAA